In Vitis vinifera cultivar Pinot Noir 40024 chromosome 4, ASM3070453v1, the genomic window AACTCTAATAAACTCGCATGAAAGCTAATATAAGATTTTAAATCAATGATGTTCAACATCACATCTCATATAAAAAACGATAATTACATCAATTTTAGGACATATTTGATGtcgattttaaaatttacatcaCATATCCACATTTTAATACTTATCTTTATCGTCATCATATAAGTGGGAGTACCTAACATAAAATACTCTTCATTAAATAATCGTAAATACAAACTAAAGCTTATTATATACAAGATGATGCTTTTACCAAATAAGTGGCCCAATCATCATACACACACGAAATGTTTTTCTATAACATTagttgaaaatgatattttataaaattagtcaatattgttttcttataatattttgttgGTAAGATGATCAAGTCaattgtatataaaattaaataggcGTGCTATTGGAATAGTTCTCTTGTCCACGTTTAAAAGAATCTTTGaggaaataattaatattttatgaaaatatttcaataaataaaaatcaaacccattttagaatggaaaaaaaaatcaaaattctaagtTATACCCTTTTTTATGTAAGGAAGTATACTTTATATTCTTCCATTTTTGGGCTTATCCTTCCTCATTTGAAATATTCTCATGTCTTCTTTATTCCCTTATTAAATGGCCCCATGACTTCTTCCCttaatatcatttaatttagggtttgacaataattttttaatataaagtcaattaaaaataataattaaaagatactAAAAGATCCAAAGCTCAACAATTCCTACGAAGACTATTGAGAAAGATAAGGAAgactaattatttaatattttgaatatattattaaatttattaaaacacgaatatagaaaaaattataagcATTGATCAACAtgattcccaaaaaatttgaaagaaaataataagaaaaaatataagagaaaaaaattaaataaaaatatgtttaaatttaatatattacttttatatatttgttcaaactcatttcacttatttctctcataaaaattaaataatttaaaaatatataattttttattaattttaattatatttaattttattttatatttttcataattaaattaaatataaaaattatttttctttttttttccttccttaatgtttttcgagaaccaaacattgTTGTTTGCACTAACTATATCTTGTAAAATTATTCAAGTAAATAAATTCAAcccatgatattttttttcaaaatataattttatttcattcaatttATAGGTAGGTAATTGTTATAAAATTCTAAGGAAAGatatgtatataaaataaaaatatgattaaaatataatgaatgtATAAAATGttaagcataaaaaataaaatatgaataatataattaaaaaatattttttgataataaaaaattagaaaaaaaatcggaataatttgaagaaaaaaaaaagaatatttaaaatggGTATTATGAAATGAAATTCAAGTACTATTTTcgcacattaaaaaaataaaaatttaaataactaaaaattattatgacttgaaagaaatttttttttatattttaaaatttttggagatGCTTATGAAGAGTAATTGGAAAATTCCCATTTCCATTATCCTAAACTTTTGCTCTGAATTTTagagaaataatttatttccgAAAATATGAAATTCTCCAAAATGGAAAAGATTTGATAAATAGCTTCCCAATTCTGCAAGCACAATATTCAGTCTGACAAGGTGAAAAGGTTGCTAATAAatgcaaataataaaaatatgtgagaaaatggggaattaaaataaataaacaaataaatatggaaGTGGCAGACAGAGGATGTCGATAGGATGCGAGTGTAAACAGGAAATCGAAGCTTTTATGACGTCATaattattttcagtttttttttaaaaaaagttctTAATCTCACCTTCTCCCTCCTATTTAAAGCCTGAAGTCCAAAAATGAAGCGAGAGTTTTAGATATACGGCTCTGTAAAAGCTAAACAAAGGGCCGTTTCCGGCGGGGTTGAAGCGGGGCTGAGTTCACCGGAAACGATGATAGCGTGTTTGGAGCAGCGATTTTTGCCGGATAGTGAGGCGGAGACGAGAGCAGACGACGACGTTTCGAGTCTCTGCAAAGCGTTGGAGCTCAACGGGAGTATCGATTGTGGGTCTGTTGGGGTCGCCAGTAAGGATTTCGGAGGTCTGTATGCTGTGAAGCCTGTGGCTTTTATCAGGCCGTCAGGCGCTGACGACTTGGTGAGGGTGGTTAGCGCCGCCGCTCGGTCATCGAATCTGACGGTGGCGGCGAGAGGTAACGGCCACTCGATCAACGGTCAGGCGATGGCTGATCGAGGGCTGGTGATTGACATGAGAACCATGGAGGAGCGGATTGAGGTGGTGAGCTGTGGCGGCGCTGATTATGTCGACGTCTCCGGAGGGGCATTATGGGAAGATGTGTTGAAACGCTGCGTTTTGGGGTTCGGACTCGCGCCCAGGTCGTGGACCGACTACCTCGGGTTAACCGTCGGTGGCACGTTGTCTAACGCCGGCATTAGCGGCCAGGCCTTCCGTTACGGCCCTCAGACTTCGAACGTAACTGAGATGGAGGTCGTCACCGGAAAAGCCGAAACGCTGGTGTGCTCCGAAACCCAAAACCCAGAAATCTTCTTCGCGATTCTCGGTGGACTCGGCCAGTTCGGAATCATCACCAGAGCTAGGGTTTTGCTACAGCCAGCACCGGACATGGTGGGTATTTTCAGAATTCTTCCATTTACCTTTATCGCGATATTTCGGATACGTTTCGTGCATGGGCGACACGTTCAGGATACGTGATTCTTATTAATTCACATAAGCTTTAACTTTTTTGTCACCGATTAGGTGAGATGGATGAGGTTGGTGTACGCCGAGTTCGACGCGTTCTCGCGCGACGCTGAGTTTCTCGTGACTAGACCGGAGGGTGACTCGTTCGATTACGTGGAAGGTTTTGTCTTCGTCAACAGCTCCGACCCGGTTAACGGTTGGCCGTCAGTGCCACTGACTCCTGAGCAGCGGTTCAACTCCGGTCGAGTCCCTCGAACTGCTGGTTCGGTGCTGTACTGTATCGAAGTGGCTTTACACTACAAAAGTAGCGACCACGCCTCAACTGTTGATATGGTAAAATTACGATTCTGACCTTACCTGCCGATGCAACATAACAGTTTGGACTCGGCCGTAGGGTGGGTTTGGGTTTACTTTGCGTCAGGGCGTCCTCAGCAAAAGCACCCTGTGGGGGCCATTTTTTGGCCGTTGATCACCTCTAGCTGGACTGAGTTTTGACCTAGGTGGTTGCTAAATGGACCCCAACATTCGCTGTTGACCCTCAAACTTTCCAACATGTAGACAGTGAAAaactcaccaaaaaaaaaaccaaggacGGTCATACACGTGGACGGTCCACAGAAACGGAGGACGCTAATATCGTCCTTCGTGAGTATATATAACGTATACTTCAACTTGAGACTGACCATACGGTATATAATGCATCTTCCATTGGATTTCCTGACACACCACACTACCAAAATCCCCCCTATTATTTGTCCCTTATTACGAGAATGACACTGTACTTCCCTCCTGCCGTAATAAAAGAGTTTAAGCAGGGCAAATTTGGGAATTCTAATTTCTAGCTGTCCTAGAGCCTGACCATTGAGATTTTTTTGTGGCGCTTTTGGTCCCCACGATTCCACAAATGTCCAAAAAGCCATCATTTTCCGGAATCTGTAAATCACGAATGAGTTGTGTAAATTGACTTAAATGCCCTTTGCATTGACTTCATGTGTAGGCTGTAAGTCGGATGCTTGGACGGCTTGGATTTATCGAGGGCTTGGAGTTCCACGTGGACGTTGGTTACATGGAGTTCTTATTGCGGGTGAAGCGTGTAGAAGAAGATGCGAGGGCCAATGGCATTTGGGACGCGCCTCACCCTTGGTTGAACCTGCTCGTCTCTAAGAGGGACATCGCTGATTTTGATCGGACGGTGTTCAAGAAGATCTTGAGAGATGGGGTTGGTGGGCCCATGCTTGTCT contains:
- the LOC100245801 gene encoding cytokinin dehydrogenase 7; amino-acid sequence: MIACLEQRFLPDSEAETRADDDVSSLCKALELNGSIDCGSVGVASKDFGGLYAVKPVAFIRPSGADDLVRVVSAAARSSNLTVAARGNGHSINGQAMADRGLVIDMRTMEERIEVVSCGGADYVDVSGGALWEDVLKRCVLGFGLAPRSWTDYLGLTVGGTLSNAGISGQAFRYGPQTSNVTEMEVVTGKAETLVCSETQNPEIFFAILGGLGQFGIITRARVLLQPAPDMVRWMRLVYAEFDAFSRDAEFLVTRPEGDSFDYVEGFVFVNSSDPVNGWPSVPLTPEQRFNSGRVPRTAGSVLYCIEVALHYKSSDHASTVDMAVSRMLGRLGFIEGLEFHVDVGYMEFLLRVKRVEEDARANGIWDAPHPWLNLLVSKRDIADFDRTVFKKILRDGVGGPMLVYPLLRSKWDDRTSVVIPEGEIFYLVALLRFDPAYSKDSVVEKMVAQNQEIIQCCMKNGFDFKLYLPHYQSEEGWKRHFGNRWTRFVERKARFDPMAILAPGQKIFSRSRQP